The candidate division TA06 bacterium B3_TA06 nucleotide sequence ATCGGATAACCAGGATCGATGAAAAAGAGATCTGGGGTTACAAGAACGTAACACACAACGAACCTTTTTTTGCGGGACACTTCCCCGGCTTCCCGGTGATGCCGGGTGTTTTGATCATCGAGGCCATGGCCCAGCTTTCGGGGCTCATTATCCTTGCCAAGCGAGAAAGCGAGGAGCGCAACATGTTATTCATGGGCGTGGACAAGGTTCGCTTCCGCAGGCCTGTAAGACCGGGTGACAGACTGGACATGCACGCTCGTTTGATCTATCACCGCGATGCTGAGCAGACCGAGCAGGCCAAGATAGAGGCAGAAGCCCATGTAGACGGCGAGCTTGCCGCGTCGGGAACCTTTGTAGTGGGGCTTTTCCCCAAGGAAGAGTAGCCGCGTCCAAAGGATGAGCAAGATCCATCCCACAGCCGTCCTGTCAGCAGGCGCCCGCTTGCATGAGGGGGTAAGTGTCGGTCCATACGCGGTGATCGAAGAGGATGTAATAATCGGAGCCGAAACACGCATCCTCTCACATGCTGTCATCAAACCACATGTGCGTATCGGCAAGAACTGTATGATAGCAGAGCACGTGGTGTTGGGCGGTCTGCCCCAGGATACCCGATTTGCGGGTGAGCGAAGCTTTCTTGTCCTCGCAGATAACGTCACGATTCGCGAGTTCGCCACCCTGCACAGGGCCACAGGTGAGGGCGAGGCAACGAAAGTCGGCAAGGGTTCATACATCATGGCCTACGCGCATGTCTCGCATAATTGCAAGTTAGGAGGGCAGGTGACCCTGGCAAACGGTGTTCAGCTTGCAGGACACGTTGAAGTCGGTGAGCAGGCCTTTCTGGGAGGTTCAAGCGGGGTTCACCAGTTCGTCCGCATCGGGCGGCTTGCCATGCTTGGCGCACACTCCTACCTGACGCAGGATCTGCCCCCTTTTCTTCTCGGTTCCGGACATCCATTTCACGTCGCCGGGGTGAATCGTGTGGGACTTGAGCGGGCTGGATTCCCACCCGAGCTCCGCAGGCTCATAGCAAAACTCTGCCGTATGTTCTACCGGGACCCCAGACCGCGTGATAAGGTGCTGGCTGAGCTTTTACCCAAGGAGCGTTTGATACCTGAAGTGGCGGAGTTCTTGAACTTTATAGACTCTAGCCGGCGTGGGATTCGTCTTAAGACTCGAGTGCGCTAGTTATGCGTTTGATCCAGGTGCGGGTGGTTACCAGAGCCTCAAGACGCCGCGTTGAGGAACTCGGAAGGGATTGCTTTAAGGTCCGGGTGCATTCTGCTCCCGAGAGGGGACGGGCGAACGCGGAGGTAAAAGAGCTCCTGGCGAGATACTTCGGGATACCGCGCTCAAGTGTTAGTCTTATCAAGGGCGAGCGCTCACGCAATAAAACCTTCGCGCTTGACATGTTTCAAGATAGCCGTAAGATTACAGATCACAAGAAGGAGGATTGATGGCCAAATACCTTTTGGCGATGCTTATCGTGGCTGCAGCCGGGGTTGTCCTTCTGGCCCTGGACTGCGACAGGCTTGATGAACCTTTATACGAAACGGAACTCGGTAAGATAAGGGTGCAGACAGAAACGGTATACCTTACTGAAGAAGAGGGGCCCTCCTCATACGCCCTGGTTAATTTTTCCTGGCAGGGGCTTTCAGAAGATGATGGTGAAGGTGTGGTAGTGGAGAGAAAGATCAATGGAGACTTTATTGTGCTAGATACGTTGCGTGATCTTGCAGAAGGGATGGAATTTAGCGACCCTGAAACCCTGGGCATTGATGAAGCCACCTACCGGTTGCTTTTGCTCAGGCAAGATCGGGCACTTGTGCTTGAGGAGTTCACCTGCACCCCGTTTGCAGGCCTTGTGTTTCATCTCCCGGACACCGTCTTGGCCGAGGAGGGCAGGGTGGTCTTATCGTGGGATCCCATCGAGGGGATTAGCGAATACGAGGCTCGACTGATGACCCTGCAGGCGCTTGCTCCGATTCCAAAAGGTGAGACTATTGTAAATGCCACAGTTAAACCGGATGGCAAGACGGTAGTTTGGGAGATAGATGCGGATAAACTGGATAAGCCTGCCAACTACATCCTCCAGGTGAAGGCCAGCTTGAAGGATGAAGAACGCTTGCGTAGTATCAGAGGCTCAAAGCTTTTTGTTTTGGGAGGCTCGGGTGAAGAAGAGGAAGAAAACAACGACTAATGGAGGAGGGATACCATCATGAACGAACAAAAAAGATCAAATAACCGGGCGTTGTGGATCTCGGTGCTTATCTGTGCCGGGGTCGCCTTGCTTATTTCTGCTGGGGTTACCTTAGGGTTGCAGATCCCAGGTTTTCTTGCGCGGCGTCCACGCCCAACCCCTGAGATAGTGGGCCTTAGCGTTGAGGAAGCCGAAGTGGTGGTTGAGCCTTACCGCTTCGTGATTCTTCCGGTAGGAGAGAACCCAAGCGATCTTGAGGAAGGGGTGATACTTTCCCAGGATCCGGAGCCCGCTGAACCTATTTGCCTTGGTGGGATCATCCGTGTCGTTTTGAGCACCGGAAGGCCGATAATAGAGGTGCCCCAGCTTGCCGGGTTTGAGTTGCTCCATGCAACCGAGTTGTTGCAGGCCGCCGGGCTCTTCGTCTCCGACGTTGTCTCAAAACACGATACATTAGCTGAGGATTTGGTGATAGGAACCGATCCTGAGGCGGGAACCGCAGTGGAGAAGGGAAGTAAGGTTACGTTGTTCGTGAGCCTTGGTCCCGAGCTTGTTGAGGTTCCTAAGGTAACAGGCCGCAAACTCTCAACGGCTCGAAAAACGATAGAGGAGCAGGGGTTTGTGGTAGGCGCTATAACCTACAGGGTAACGGGCGAGTACTACCAGGGAACCGTGATGAAACAGACGCCCAAGGCGGGCGAGATGGCTCCAAAGGGCTCACAGATAGATCTGGTGGTTGCAGGGGTTCTTCGCTAGAATGGCAGAGAGATCCGCCCCTAGCATTGTTCTGAAGGTCGCTGTGGTCGTAGGGATTGTTATCGGTGGGTTTTTTGCACTTGGCATTCTGGGATTTCTTGTAGGGAATTACATAGTGGTGCCTTTGATAGTAGGCAAAGGCGACGAGGTCGAGGTTCCTGAGGTGGTAGGTCTGCCTCTGGAGGAGGCGATTGTTCTCCTCGAAGAACAGGGCTTCGAGTCTGTGGCTGATGAGAAGCGGCCTGATACACTCTATGTGGAAGGAACAGTCTTAGAGCAGAGGCCTGGGGCCGGGAGCAAGGTCAAGAAGGGCAGGTTGGTGCAGCTTACCGTATCCTCGGGAGAGGAGTCGGTTCGCGTTCCCTACCTCTTGGGTCTTACCCTGGAGCAGGCCACGGCTATAGCCCAGCGCCGCAACTTTGAGATCGAGCAGGTGGATACCGTGCAGAGCGATACCGTTCCCCTAGGAAGAATCGTAGCCATGAAGCCTGACCCGGAGATTCGTGTTGCGAAAGGAACCAAGCTTCGTCTCTACATCTCCGCCGGTCCAATTGGCAAGACGATCCCCATGCCCAACCTTATAGATATGCCCCTTGAGAAGGCCCGAGCGCTGCTCGATGCCGATTCGCTTATCCTGGGAGAGATTCGCAAGCACCCCATCGCAGGCAAGGGCGGGATTGTGTTGCTTCAGTCTCCTGAGCCCGGGGTATTTGTTGGGAAAGGGGACACGATAAGGGTTACCGTGGGCCAGGAGCCTTGATCCTGGCTTGCCAGCGTGTTAATGGGCGATGATTGTCTTGAGTTGTTAGATTGATGAAAGTACGTGATGGTTGAGTTTTCCGCTTCAATACTTAACTGTGATTTTACCCGCCTTGGCGAAGAGATACGTACCGCGGAGGCAGCAGGGGTGGACGCGTTCCATCTCGACGTCATGGACGGGCATTTCGTCCCCAACATAAGCTTTGGTCCGCCGGTGACCAAACATATCAGGAATCTCACCGAACTCCCGCTTCGCGCTCATCTGATGATTGCCGACCCCGTAAAGTACGCACCTAAGTTCATTGAGACGGGCGCTGATGAGGTGCTCTACCACATCGAGGTCGCGCGTGAGGACACCCTGCCCAAGCTGCTTGAACACGGTAAACCGATAGGCGTTACCCTGAATCCGGACACCGCACTTGAAAGCGTCTATCCAATCCTGCCAAAACTCTCGCAGGTGCTTTTAATGAGCGTTTTCCCCGGTTTCGGCGGCCAGAGTTTTATCCCCGAGACGCTCCAAAGGATCACTGCTCTCAAGTGCGAGATCGAGCGCCAGGGACTTTCTGTGCACATTGCTGTTGACGGCGGGATCAATCCCCAGACCGCGCCGGCGATTCGCGAGGCCGGGGCTGACATACTGGTGGTTGGCTCGGCGCTTTTCCGATCAAAAGACTACGCCGCGGTCGTGCGGGCGGTCAAGGGCGGGTGAAGTCAAATTTAAAAGTGCAAAATGCACCCAACCGGGGCACTAACGCAAAGCACAAATTACGGCAGTCATTGCGAGGAGTGACGACCGAAGGGAGGCGGGACGCGGCAATCTCAGTACCAGAAAGTCAAAAACCGGGGCACGAACCCTATCATAATACAGCGGCGCTATGAGATTGCTTCCCTTCCCCGTCTCCTGTGGAGACGGACTACGGTCGCAACGACGGTTTGGAGTGCAACAAGCGTCTTGTTGCATCCTGGAATTCATCGCAACGACAGGGGGGTCCCCAAGCGATTGCGAAGCAATCGCTTGGGGTAAGAGCGACACGGTCGTTGCACTCTAAAATATAAAGGGGTTGCCCTTGGACACCCCCACCCTACCCTCCGCCAGACTGTGGTACTTCGCCCCATCAAGAGGGAGGCGATAAAAATTATCCCCCTCCCCGGTGGAGGGATAACCCAAAGGCTTTGCAGCTACAATTTCCCCCTCCCTGGTGGAGGGGGACGGCACGCAGTGCCGGGGGAGGGGATTCAGAAAGGCTCCTCCTCCAGCCGCTCCTCCGGAGCGGCCACCTCCCCCACAAAGGGGGGAGGAATTGGATGGGGCGATTCACAAATCGGCCCTTACATATCTTCCGAGGCAGGTTGCATCTTTAAGGAGAAGTAAGTAGAATACCCCAATGACTTTAAATAAAAAAGGCCAACAAGGTAATATCACAGATGTTTGACCTTCTGAAAGACGCGTTCACCAAGCTCAAGCGGGAGCTGCTGGGCAGGGGCAGCCTTTCCGAGCGGGAGATCAAGGAGTTCCTGCGCACGCTTCGCGTGACGCTCCTTGAGGCGGACGTGAACTATAAGGCGACCAAGGCGTTTATTTCCCTGCTTGAAGAGAAACTTAACACAACCGAGATATACAGCTCGCTTCAGCCAGGCAAGCAGGCGCTGCGGGTTATCTACGAGGAGCTGACCACGTTCCTTGGGGGAAAGGCCGAGAAGCTTGAGTTCGCAAAGCCGCCAACCGTCATTCTGCTTTTAGGGCTTCAGGGTGTGGGCAAGACCACCGTGGCCGCAAAGCTTGCCAGGATGTATGCTGGTAAGCACCCACTTTTGGTCGCTGCGGACATCAAACGACCGGCTGCGGTCGAGCAACTTGAGTCCCTGGCATCAAAAGCCAAGGTAGATTTTTTGGGGCCTCCAAAACCTACCTCCCGCGATATAGAGACCTGCACCGCGGCACTCAAACACGCGAAGAAATCAAATAACCAACTGGTCATAATAGACTCTGCCGGACGTCTTCACATCGACAAGGAGATGGTCGCCGAACTTGCCCAGATAAAGGAAAAACTCGAACCCGATTACTCCTTACTTGTCCTCGACGGTCTGGTCGGGCAGGATGCGCTTCGCCAGACCCAGGAGTTCCACGCCCAGCTCGGGGTTTCGGGTGCTATCCTTACGAAACTGGACGGCGATGCTCGTGGGGGCGCGGCGCTCAGCTTCCGTCACGTTACCGGTTTGCCCATATATTTCATCGGAATCGGTGAGCAACTCGGGGATTTTGAGATCTTCCATCCTGAGCGAATAGCCGGCCGTATCCTCGGTGAGGGTGATGTGGCAAGCGTTGCCGAGCAGGTGCGTCAGGTGGTTGACGAACGTCAGAGTGCCGAGCTTGCCGAAAAGCTCATCGGGGGACGTCTTAACTTCGAGGATTTACTGACTCAGATGAAGCAGATTTCAAAGATGGGAGATCTCTCAAAGCTTATGGACAAGCTGCCTGCAGATATGGTGGGAGGAATGAGTCCTGAAGATTTCGATCCTGCCGAGATCAAACGCACCGAGGCCATCATCCTATCCATGACACCTGCGGAGCGGCGCAACCCTGATATCCTCTCGGGAAGCCGCAAGCTGAGGATAGCCCGCGGGTCTGGCACCACCCCTGCCGATGTCAATCAGCTCATAAAGCAGCTTTCCGAGATGCAGCGCATGGTCAAGGGGGCAGGGGTTGATCCACGCCTTGCAGGAGCAGGGAAGGTGAGGGTGCGACCCAAGAGCAAGAAGCGGAAGAAGAAAAGGAAGCGGCGGTAATCTTCGTAATGGTATAATAGAAAAGTTAAATAAGAGGAAGGCCTTTGGGAGTAGTCAAATCTGCGATTAGATGGCTAACATAGCCGGCGCAGAAGGCTTTGATTAAAGAATTTCTAATGGTTAAAGTTCCCGTTCCACTTGTTAACAAGAGCAAGATACTGTGGAAGAACTTTCGGTGATTTGGATTAGTGGCGGGTTCGAGTATATCTGGAAGACGTGCCGATAGAAAGCCTACTAACCCACAACTAACCACCCACAAGATCAATGCAAGAAAATCGAGTTCTTTGTCGTTTTGATTATCAAGTTTTGTCAGATAATCAATAAAACCAACTGATGCTCCTACTATCGCTCCGATATACATGTGAGTTCTTCGTTTCATAAGACAATAATACTTCGGGAAACATTGGTTGTCAAGGTGTGTAGGCATTTTCAAGAATAAGGCCAGCCGAAAGGCTGGCCTCTTGATCTTTTCTTAGGGTGTTTATTTACCGCCGCCGAACAGAAGCCCAGCCTGGGCGTAAATACCTGAAGGATTGATCTCAGGAGCTTTGCGTAGATCGGCGCCGTCTTCCAGTTCCCAACCACCAAGGAAAGGACTCCACATGTAGCCGCCCTTTATCTGGATGGCGATGAACTCGATAGGAATAAGTATAGTGAGACTGGGAGCTAGGGTGAAAGTCCCGAAGGAAACCTCAGAGGTGCGTCCGGGATTATCCAGAAGATCACCGAAGTCTATATCTCCCAGTCTGGGACGGAGTTTCAGGGTCACAGCGGTGCCGCCGATGCCTACCATGGGCATGATGCCGAAGCCTTTCCAGATGTTGATGAAGTAACCGGGCTCGAAGAATCCGCCGCCATAGGTCATTTTTATTGAGACGGTGTCTCCATCTAACCTTCGTCCGCCGCCGAAGCCCCAGCCGCCGAACATCAGATGATCGCCGCCGCCCCAGCCGCCGCCACCGTAGGTGATTATGTAATCATCTTCTATCCTGGCCATACCCTGGACATCGCTAAGCTCTTCGTTCAAAGCGTCAAAATCGGGCATCATGTAAGAGACTACGAATCCGCCGTAGCCTTTTGCACCAAGGGCAGCCACGGCAAGGATAAGGACTAAAAAGATCGCTTTCTTCATTTAACTCCTCCTAATTAGTGATTGCCGTTCTCCTCATTTAAACATCCTCTACATCTAGGTAGACGACAGGGAGGAAGAAATGTTGCACCCTTTAGTTGATACCCTTGCCATCCTCTCCCCTCCCTGGTAACTACCCCTTGCCGCACAGGCTGGTGTGTTTTCTTGACATACCTTTCTTTCCGATTAGTCTTATGTCAGGTAGATCGATTGTGAAAAATGGAGCATGAGATCGTCCAACATGCGGACACCCCAGGC carries:
- the fabZ gene encoding 3-hydroxyacyl-[acyl-carrier-protein] dehydratase FabZ, encoding MTALDIDAIRTKLPHRYPFLMVDRITRIDEKEIWGYKNVTHNEPFFAGHFPGFPVMPGVLIIEAMAQLSGLIILAKRESEERNMLFMGVDKVRFRRPVRPGDRLDMHARLIYHRDAEQTEQAKIEAEAHVDGELAASGTFVVGLFPKEE
- a CDS encoding acyl-[acyl-carrier-protein]--UDP-N-acetylglucosamine O-acyltransferase, which encodes MSKIHPTAVLSAGARLHEGVSVGPYAVIEEDVIIGAETRILSHAVIKPHVRIGKNCMIAEHVVLGGLPQDTRFAGERSFLVLADNVTIREFATLHRATGEGEATKVGKGSYIMAYAHVSHNCKLGGQVTLANGVQLAGHVEVGEQAFLGGSSGVHQFVRIGRLAMLGAHSYLTQDLPPFLLGSGHPFHVAGVNRVGLERAGFPPELRRLIAKLCRMFYRDPRPRDKVLAELLPKERLIPEVAEFLNFIDSSRRGIRLKTRVR
- the rpe gene encoding ribulose-phosphate 3-epimerase, yielding MVEFSASILNCDFTRLGEEIRTAEAAGVDAFHLDVMDGHFVPNISFGPPVTKHIRNLTELPLRAHLMIADPVKYAPKFIETGADEVLYHIEVAREDTLPKLLEHGKPIGVTLNPDTALESVYPILPKLSQVLLMSVFPGFGGQSFIPETLQRITALKCEIERQGLSVHIAVDGGINPQTAPAIREAGADILVVGSALFRSKDYAAVVRAVKGG
- a CDS encoding signal recognition particle protein yields the protein MFDLLKDAFTKLKRELLGRGSLSEREIKEFLRTLRVTLLEADVNYKATKAFISLLEEKLNTTEIYSSLQPGKQALRVIYEELTTFLGGKAEKLEFAKPPTVILLLGLQGVGKTTVAAKLARMYAGKHPLLVAADIKRPAAVEQLESLASKAKVDFLGPPKPTSRDIETCTAALKHAKKSNNQLVIIDSAGRLHIDKEMVAELAQIKEKLEPDYSLLVLDGLVGQDALRQTQEFHAQLGVSGAILTKLDGDARGGAALSFRHVTGLPIYFIGIGEQLGDFEIFHPERIAGRILGEGDVASVAEQVRQVVDERQSAELAEKLIGGRLNFEDLLTQMKQISKMGDLSKLMDKLPADMVGGMSPEDFDPAEIKRTEAIILSMTPAERRNPDILSGSRKLRIARGSGTTPADVNQLIKQLSEMQRMVKGAGVDPRLAGAGKVRVRPKSKKRKKKRKRR